One part of the Dunckerocampus dactyliophorus isolate RoL2022-P2 chromosome 11, RoL_Ddac_1.1, whole genome shotgun sequence genome encodes these proteins:
- the pmt gene encoding phosphoethanolamine methyltransferase isoform X2: MEHVRSTMTEFWKEHSQEATVEEMMLDSRALELTRQELPEILSILPSLDGCRVLELGAGIGRYTSHLLTRAAHVTAVDFMETFVEKNRQSNGHHSNVTFLQADVTKMEVPENSVDFIFSNWLLMYLSDDELLLVLKKMLRWLRPGGSLFFRESCNHRSGDCKREFNPTCYRTEAQYNHLTTSVQVADQQAGHTFGFDIVLRKRVQAYIEVKNNPNQICWLLDKVRRPSDTKDTFSTFQQFLDNKQYTRRGILRYEKMFGAGYVSTGGPATTKEFVDLLNLQPGQKVLDVGCGIGGGDFYMAKTFKVKVVGLDLSENMVDIAMERALAERLPLVEFEVSDATKRTFPEGSFDVIYSRDTILHIADKLTLFKRFHSWLKPGGQLLISDYCCGEKPWTPQFEAYVKQRGYILYTPPQYGKFIQDAGFCSVQAQDRTAQFIQVIEEELQRADAAKSEFIQEFSEEDFSDIVKGWREKLERSNSGDQRWGLFHARRN; encoded by the exons ATGGAGCACG TGCGTAGCACCATGACAGAGTTCTGGAAGGAGCACTCCCAGGAGGCCACAGTGGAGGAGATGATGCTGGACTCGCGTGCCCTTGAGCTGACTCGGCAGGAGCTGCCCGAGATCCTGTCCATACTTCCCAGTCTGGATGGATGTCGAGTGCTGGAACTGGGGGCCGGCATCGG TCGATACACCAGCCACCTGCTGACACGAGCGGCCCATGTGACCGCTGTGGACTTCATGGAGACTTTTGTGGAGAAGAACCGGCAGAGCAACGGTCACCACAGTAACGTTACCTTCCTTCAGGCTGATGTCACCAAGATGGAAGTCCCCGAAAACAG CGTTGACTTCATCTTCTCCAACTGGCTGCTGATGTACCTCAGTGATGACGAGCTGCTTTTGGTATTAAAGAAAATGCTGAGGTGGTTGCGGCCCGGCGGATCGCTCTTCTTCAGGGAGTCTTGTAACCATCGCTCAG GTGACTGTAAACGGGAGTTCAACCCCACATGTTACCGCACGGAGGCCCAGTACAACCATCTGACGACGTCAGTTCAAGTGGCGGACCAGCAGGCGGGTCACACGTTTGGTTTCGACATTGTGCTGAGAAAGAGAGTTCAAGCCTACATTGAG GTAAAGAACAACCCGAACCAAATCTGCTGGCTCCTGGACAAGGTCCGGCGTCCTTCAGACACCAAGGACACATTCAGCACCTTCCAACAGTTCCTGGACAACAAGCAGTACACAAGGAGGGGCATCCTGCGCTACGAGAAGATGTTTGGGGCGGGTTATGTCAGCACAGGCGGGCCTGCCACAACCAag GAGTTTGTAGACCTGCTCAACCTGCAACCTGGCCAGAAGGTTCTGGATGTCGGCTGTGGTATTGGCGGAGGGGACTTCTACATGGCAAAG ACATTCAAAGTGAAGGTGGTTGGCTTGGACCTCTCAGAGAACATGGTAGACATCGCCATGGAGAGGGCGCTGGCTGAGAGGCTGCCGTTG GTTGAATTCGAGGTGTCTGATGCCACTAAGAGGACGTTTCCTGAGGGTTCCTTTGATGTCATCTACAGCAGAGACACAATCTTGCACATTGCAGACAAGCTCACCCTCTTCAAACGCTTCCAT TCGTGGTTAAAGCCCGGAGGCCAGCTGCTTATCAGTGACTACTGCTGCGGGGAGAAGCCATGGACGCCCCAGTTTGAGGCCTACGTCAAACAGCGAGGCTACATCCTCTACACGCCACCACAGTATGGAAAG TTCATTCAGGACGCCGGCTTCTGCAGCGTTCAGGCACAGGACCGGACAGCCCagttcatccaggtcattgaaGAAGAGCTGCAGCGAGCAGATGCAGCCAAGAGTGAATTTATCCAG GAGTTCTCTGAGGAGGACTTTAGCGACATAGTGAAAGGTTGGAGGGAGAAACTGGAGCGTTCGAACAGCGGGGACCAGCGATGGGGCCTCTTTCACGCCAGAAGGAACTGA
- the pmt gene encoding phosphoethanolamine methyltransferase isoform X1, producing MEHASPLRTSCQSSCNMTLNHPVFCSVRSTMTEFWKEHSQEATVEEMMLDSRALELTRQELPEILSILPSLDGCRVLELGAGIGRYTSHLLTRAAHVTAVDFMETFVEKNRQSNGHHSNVTFLQADVTKMEVPENSVDFIFSNWLLMYLSDDELLLVLKKMLRWLRPGGSLFFRESCNHRSGDCKREFNPTCYRTEAQYNHLTTSVQVADQQAGHTFGFDIVLRKRVQAYIEVKNNPNQICWLLDKVRRPSDTKDTFSTFQQFLDNKQYTRRGILRYEKMFGAGYVSTGGPATTKEFVDLLNLQPGQKVLDVGCGIGGGDFYMAKTFKVKVVGLDLSENMVDIAMERALAERLPLVEFEVSDATKRTFPEGSFDVIYSRDTILHIADKLTLFKRFHSWLKPGGQLLISDYCCGEKPWTPQFEAYVKQRGYILYTPPQYGKFIQDAGFCSVQAQDRTAQFIQVIEEELQRADAAKSEFIQEFSEEDFSDIVKGWREKLERSNSGDQRWGLFHARRN from the exons ATGGAGCACG CATCTCCATTACGTACATCGTGTCAGTCTTCCTGCAACATGACGTTAAACCATCCTGTGTTCTGCTCAGTGCGTAGCACCATGACAGAGTTCTGGAAGGAGCACTCCCAGGAGGCCACAGTGGAGGAGATGATGCTGGACTCGCGTGCCCTTGAGCTGACTCGGCAGGAGCTGCCCGAGATCCTGTCCATACTTCCCAGTCTGGATGGATGTCGAGTGCTGGAACTGGGGGCCGGCATCGG TCGATACACCAGCCACCTGCTGACACGAGCGGCCCATGTGACCGCTGTGGACTTCATGGAGACTTTTGTGGAGAAGAACCGGCAGAGCAACGGTCACCACAGTAACGTTACCTTCCTTCAGGCTGATGTCACCAAGATGGAAGTCCCCGAAAACAG CGTTGACTTCATCTTCTCCAACTGGCTGCTGATGTACCTCAGTGATGACGAGCTGCTTTTGGTATTAAAGAAAATGCTGAGGTGGTTGCGGCCCGGCGGATCGCTCTTCTTCAGGGAGTCTTGTAACCATCGCTCAG GTGACTGTAAACGGGAGTTCAACCCCACATGTTACCGCACGGAGGCCCAGTACAACCATCTGACGACGTCAGTTCAAGTGGCGGACCAGCAGGCGGGTCACACGTTTGGTTTCGACATTGTGCTGAGAAAGAGAGTTCAAGCCTACATTGAG GTAAAGAACAACCCGAACCAAATCTGCTGGCTCCTGGACAAGGTCCGGCGTCCTTCAGACACCAAGGACACATTCAGCACCTTCCAACAGTTCCTGGACAACAAGCAGTACACAAGGAGGGGCATCCTGCGCTACGAGAAGATGTTTGGGGCGGGTTATGTCAGCACAGGCGGGCCTGCCACAACCAag GAGTTTGTAGACCTGCTCAACCTGCAACCTGGCCAGAAGGTTCTGGATGTCGGCTGTGGTATTGGCGGAGGGGACTTCTACATGGCAAAG ACATTCAAAGTGAAGGTGGTTGGCTTGGACCTCTCAGAGAACATGGTAGACATCGCCATGGAGAGGGCGCTGGCTGAGAGGCTGCCGTTG GTTGAATTCGAGGTGTCTGATGCCACTAAGAGGACGTTTCCTGAGGGTTCCTTTGATGTCATCTACAGCAGAGACACAATCTTGCACATTGCAGACAAGCTCACCCTCTTCAAACGCTTCCAT TCGTGGTTAAAGCCCGGAGGCCAGCTGCTTATCAGTGACTACTGCTGCGGGGAGAAGCCATGGACGCCCCAGTTTGAGGCCTACGTCAAACAGCGAGGCTACATCCTCTACACGCCACCACAGTATGGAAAG TTCATTCAGGACGCCGGCTTCTGCAGCGTTCAGGCACAGGACCGGACAGCCCagttcatccaggtcattgaaGAAGAGCTGCAGCGAGCAGATGCAGCCAAGAGTGAATTTATCCAG GAGTTCTCTGAGGAGGACTTTAGCGACATAGTGAAAGGTTGGAGGGAGAAACTGGAGCGTTCGAACAGCGGGGACCAGCGATGGGGCCTCTTTCACGCCAGAAGGAACTGA
- the pmt gene encoding phosphoethanolamine methyltransferase isoform X3 → MTEFWKEHSQEATVEEMMLDSRALELTRQELPEILSILPSLDGCRVLELGAGIGRYTSHLLTRAAHVTAVDFMETFVEKNRQSNGHHSNVTFLQADVTKMEVPENSVDFIFSNWLLMYLSDDELLLVLKKMLRWLRPGGSLFFRESCNHRSGDCKREFNPTCYRTEAQYNHLTTSVQVADQQAGHTFGFDIVLRKRVQAYIEVKNNPNQICWLLDKVRRPSDTKDTFSTFQQFLDNKQYTRRGILRYEKMFGAGYVSTGGPATTKEFVDLLNLQPGQKVLDVGCGIGGGDFYMAKTFKVKVVGLDLSENMVDIAMERALAERLPLVEFEVSDATKRTFPEGSFDVIYSRDTILHIADKLTLFKRFHSWLKPGGQLLISDYCCGEKPWTPQFEAYVKQRGYILYTPPQYGKFIQDAGFCSVQAQDRTAQFIQVIEEELQRADAAKSEFIQEFSEEDFSDIVKGWREKLERSNSGDQRWGLFHARRN, encoded by the exons ATGACAGAGTTCTGGAAGGAGCACTCCCAGGAGGCCACAGTGGAGGAGATGATGCTGGACTCGCGTGCCCTTGAGCTGACTCGGCAGGAGCTGCCCGAGATCCTGTCCATACTTCCCAGTCTGGATGGATGTCGAGTGCTGGAACTGGGGGCCGGCATCGG TCGATACACCAGCCACCTGCTGACACGAGCGGCCCATGTGACCGCTGTGGACTTCATGGAGACTTTTGTGGAGAAGAACCGGCAGAGCAACGGTCACCACAGTAACGTTACCTTCCTTCAGGCTGATGTCACCAAGATGGAAGTCCCCGAAAACAG CGTTGACTTCATCTTCTCCAACTGGCTGCTGATGTACCTCAGTGATGACGAGCTGCTTTTGGTATTAAAGAAAATGCTGAGGTGGTTGCGGCCCGGCGGATCGCTCTTCTTCAGGGAGTCTTGTAACCATCGCTCAG GTGACTGTAAACGGGAGTTCAACCCCACATGTTACCGCACGGAGGCCCAGTACAACCATCTGACGACGTCAGTTCAAGTGGCGGACCAGCAGGCGGGTCACACGTTTGGTTTCGACATTGTGCTGAGAAAGAGAGTTCAAGCCTACATTGAG GTAAAGAACAACCCGAACCAAATCTGCTGGCTCCTGGACAAGGTCCGGCGTCCTTCAGACACCAAGGACACATTCAGCACCTTCCAACAGTTCCTGGACAACAAGCAGTACACAAGGAGGGGCATCCTGCGCTACGAGAAGATGTTTGGGGCGGGTTATGTCAGCACAGGCGGGCCTGCCACAACCAag GAGTTTGTAGACCTGCTCAACCTGCAACCTGGCCAGAAGGTTCTGGATGTCGGCTGTGGTATTGGCGGAGGGGACTTCTACATGGCAAAG ACATTCAAAGTGAAGGTGGTTGGCTTGGACCTCTCAGAGAACATGGTAGACATCGCCATGGAGAGGGCGCTGGCTGAGAGGCTGCCGTTG GTTGAATTCGAGGTGTCTGATGCCACTAAGAGGACGTTTCCTGAGGGTTCCTTTGATGTCATCTACAGCAGAGACACAATCTTGCACATTGCAGACAAGCTCACCCTCTTCAAACGCTTCCAT TCGTGGTTAAAGCCCGGAGGCCAGCTGCTTATCAGTGACTACTGCTGCGGGGAGAAGCCATGGACGCCCCAGTTTGAGGCCTACGTCAAACAGCGAGGCTACATCCTCTACACGCCACCACAGTATGGAAAG TTCATTCAGGACGCCGGCTTCTGCAGCGTTCAGGCACAGGACCGGACAGCCCagttcatccaggtcattgaaGAAGAGCTGCAGCGAGCAGATGCAGCCAAGAGTGAATTTATCCAG GAGTTCTCTGAGGAGGACTTTAGCGACATAGTGAAAGGTTGGAGGGAGAAACTGGAGCGTTCGAACAGCGGGGACCAGCGATGGGGCCTCTTTCACGCCAGAAGGAACTGA
- the zgc:152774 gene encoding MORC family CW-type zinc finger protein 3 isoform X1, which produces MARLSEHGIRLSSMSPSFLNSNSTSHTWPFSAVAELIDNASDPGVSAKQVWVDVSNEGSQLCLTFTDNGNGMTHHKLHKMLSFGFTDKGSGKNQAIGIYGNGFKSGSMRLGSDALIFTKNGGCQTVGMLSQTYLHNIRSQAVIVPIVTFSQHTKSLVLTEDSEASLAAITQHSIVSSLEQIHAHFDSIHSKKGTKILIWNIRRARDGKTELDFDTDDSDIRLPEIRFDELRRSLKNSGSLKAEQSIPEMYYSLRAYLSILYLKPRIQLILRGKKILTKLVAKSLKNIEHDVYKPHFSNDRVQVTFGLSPKNKDHYGIMMYYKNRLIKAYEKVGCQLKTLGQRAGVGVVGVIECNFLKPAHSKQDFEYTKEYRLTHGALGLKLNQYWKEMAEKKAREREFRSLGAEDDETQDAQESPMWVQCEDCLKWRSVPDGYTVAPESWKCSQNPNPRYRSCSVPEETENTEDYLRTRHQLHSRKHQKQLQLVSRSSSKTCHHTAHKHTTSGSRVEANSARKDHKVAATCENEESMEYPETFEDSETNGEMDASLDAAEEGQPSADVSRWAAKRKVATT; this is translated from the exons ATGGCGAGGTTAAGTGAACACGGAATCCGGCTGAGCTCT ATGAGCCCTTCCTTCTTGAACAGCAACTCCACAAGTCACACTTGGCCGTTCAGCGCCGTGGCGGAGTTAATAG ACAATGCGTCAGATCCCGGAGTGTCCGCTAAGCAAGTCTGGGTGGACGTCTCCAACGAAGGCAGCCAGTTGTGTTTAACGTTTACCGATAACGGCAATGGCATGACGCACCACAAACTGCACAAGATGCTCAG ttttgGATTTACCGACAAGGGCTCAGGTAAGAATCAGGCCATCGGCATCTACGGCAACGGTTTCAAGTCAGGCTCCATGCGCCTTGGAAGCGATGCCCTCATCTTCACCAAAAACGGAGGTTGCCAAACGGTGGGCATGCTGTCTCAGACCTACCTGCACAACATCAGGTCCCAGGCCGTCATCGTCCCCATCGTCACCTTCAGCCAACATACTA AGTCGCTGGTGTTGACCGAGGACTCGGAGGCCAGCCTGGCGGCCATCACGCAGCACTCCATCGTCAGCTCCCTGGAGCAGATCCATGCGCATTTCGACTCTATTCACTCCAAAAAAGGCACCAAGATTTTGATCTGGAATATTCGCAG GGCCAGAGATGGCAAGACCGAGCTCGACTTTGACACGGACGACAGCGACATCCGTTTGCCAGAAATCCGCTTTGACGAGCTGAGGAGGAGCCTGAAGAACAGCGGATCCCTGAAAGCCGAGCAGAGCATCCCGGAGATGTATTACAGTCTGAGG gcaTACCTGAGCATATTGTACCTGAAGCCCAGGATACAACTCATACTACGTGGGAAGAAGATCCTCACCAAGCTGGTTGCAAAAAGCCTCAAAAACATCGAACACGACGTGTATAAACCTCACTTCAGT AATGATAGAGTGCAGGTGACCTTTGGGCTGAGCCCTAAAAACAAAGACCACTATGGTATCATGATGTACTACAAGAACCGTCTCATCAAGGCCTATGAGAAAGTGGGCTGCCAGCTAAAG ACTTTGGGCCAACGGGCTGGAGTCGGGGTCGTCGGGGTCATTGAATGCAACTTCCTCAAACCGGCTCACAGCAAGCAGGACTTTGAGTACACGAAAGAATACCG GCTGACTCATGGTGCCTTAGGTCTGAAGCTCAACCAGTACTGGAAGGAGATGGCTGAGAAGAAAGCCAGGGAGCGAGAGTTTCGATCTCTTGGCGCTGAAGACGACGAGACGCAAGACGCACAGGA AAGTCCCATGTGGGTCCAATGTGAAGACTGTCTGAAGTGGAGGAGTGTTCCTGACGGGTACACTGTTGCGCCTGAGAGTTGGAAATGCAGCCAGAACCCGAACCCACGCTACAG AAGCTGCTCCGTGCCAGAAGAAACAGAAAACACGGAGGACTATTTGAGAACAAG ACATCAGCTCCACAGCAGAAAACACCAAAAACAGCTCCAG CTCGTCTCACGTTCTTCATCCAAGACGTGCCATCACAccgcacacaagcacacaaccaGCGGCAGTCGTGTGGAGGCAAACTCTGCACGAAAAGATCACAAAGTGGCAGCCACGTGCGAGAATGAG
- the zgc:152774 gene encoding MORC family CW-type zinc finger protein 3 isoform X2: MARLSEHGIRLSSMSPSFLNSNSTSHTWPFSAVAELIDNASDPGVSAKQVWVDVSNEGSQLCLTFTDNGNGMTHHKLHKMLSFGFTDKGSGKNQAIGIYGNGFKSGSMRLGSDALIFTKNGGCQTVGMLSQTYLHNIRSQAVIVPIVTFSQHTKSLVLTEDSEASLAAITQHSIVSSLEQIHAHFDSIHSKKGTKILIWNIRRARDGKTELDFDTDDSDIRLPEIRFDELRRSLKNSGSLKAEQSIPEMYYSLRAYLSILYLKPRIQLILRGKKILTKLVAKSLKNIEHDVYKPHFSNDRVQVTFGLSPKNKDHYGIMMYYKNRLIKAYEKVGCQLKTLGQRAGVGVVGVIECNFLKPAHSKQDFEYTKEYRLTHGALGLKLNQYWKEMAEKKAREREFRSLGAEDDETQDAQESPMWVQCEDCLKWRSVPDGYTVAPESWKCSQNPNPRYSGQDRVPKRDGSQEK, encoded by the exons ATGGCGAGGTTAAGTGAACACGGAATCCGGCTGAGCTCT ATGAGCCCTTCCTTCTTGAACAGCAACTCCACAAGTCACACTTGGCCGTTCAGCGCCGTGGCGGAGTTAATAG ACAATGCGTCAGATCCCGGAGTGTCCGCTAAGCAAGTCTGGGTGGACGTCTCCAACGAAGGCAGCCAGTTGTGTTTAACGTTTACCGATAACGGCAATGGCATGACGCACCACAAACTGCACAAGATGCTCAG ttttgGATTTACCGACAAGGGCTCAGGTAAGAATCAGGCCATCGGCATCTACGGCAACGGTTTCAAGTCAGGCTCCATGCGCCTTGGAAGCGATGCCCTCATCTTCACCAAAAACGGAGGTTGCCAAACGGTGGGCATGCTGTCTCAGACCTACCTGCACAACATCAGGTCCCAGGCCGTCATCGTCCCCATCGTCACCTTCAGCCAACATACTA AGTCGCTGGTGTTGACCGAGGACTCGGAGGCCAGCCTGGCGGCCATCACGCAGCACTCCATCGTCAGCTCCCTGGAGCAGATCCATGCGCATTTCGACTCTATTCACTCCAAAAAAGGCACCAAGATTTTGATCTGGAATATTCGCAG GGCCAGAGATGGCAAGACCGAGCTCGACTTTGACACGGACGACAGCGACATCCGTTTGCCAGAAATCCGCTTTGACGAGCTGAGGAGGAGCCTGAAGAACAGCGGATCCCTGAAAGCCGAGCAGAGCATCCCGGAGATGTATTACAGTCTGAGG gcaTACCTGAGCATATTGTACCTGAAGCCCAGGATACAACTCATACTACGTGGGAAGAAGATCCTCACCAAGCTGGTTGCAAAAAGCCTCAAAAACATCGAACACGACGTGTATAAACCTCACTTCAGT AATGATAGAGTGCAGGTGACCTTTGGGCTGAGCCCTAAAAACAAAGACCACTATGGTATCATGATGTACTACAAGAACCGTCTCATCAAGGCCTATGAGAAAGTGGGCTGCCAGCTAAAG ACTTTGGGCCAACGGGCTGGAGTCGGGGTCGTCGGGGTCATTGAATGCAACTTCCTCAAACCGGCTCACAGCAAGCAGGACTTTGAGTACACGAAAGAATACCG GCTGACTCATGGTGCCTTAGGTCTGAAGCTCAACCAGTACTGGAAGGAGATGGCTGAGAAGAAAGCCAGGGAGCGAGAGTTTCGATCTCTTGGCGCTGAAGACGACGAGACGCAAGACGCACAGGA AAGTCCCATGTGGGTCCAATGTGAAGACTGTCTGAAGTGGAGGAGTGTTCCTGACGGGTACACTGTTGCGCCTGAGAGTTGGAAATGCAGCCAGAACCCGAACCCACGCTACAG CGGCCAGGACAGGGTGCCAAAGCGGGACGGGTCCCAGGAAAAATGA